GAACTGGTCGGGATTGTCCCTGAAATAGGTAACCGGCACCTCGACCAGCACTTCGTAAAAGGCAGTGCCGCGCTCATCCACGATCGTCGTGGGCGAGACCTCCGTGACGGCCCCCTCAAGCGCGCCGTACCGGCTGAAGTCGAAGGCATCGATCTTGAGATTGACCCGCTGGCCGACCGAGACAAAACCGACGTCGCGCGGCTGCAACTGGGCGGCAAAGCGCAATCCGACATCCCGCGGTACGATTTCCGCCACAAGACCACCTGGCTCGATTACGCGTCCCACGACCGTATCCGGAATGGATTGCACATACCCTGCTACCGGGCTCTTGAGTTCGGTGGAAAGCACCCTCTGGCGCAGGCGTGCGATTTGCTCTGCCACGACACGCCGTTCGCCATTGATTTCCGCAATCCGATCTCGCGCTTCGGCGGCCTCGTTCAGGTCGATACGCTCCATATCTTCATGCAGTTCGGCAATCTCGGCCTCAATGACAGCCTTTCGGCCCGAGAGGGTCGCCAGTTCATAATCGTAGCGCGCTTCCTCCTGCACGGCCTCAACCAGCCTGGGGCGCGGTGTCAGTCCGCGTTCGACCAACCCATGAAGGGTCGTTGTCAGCTCCTTGGCGACAGCAAGTTGCCGTTCGACTGCCGGCCTTTCGCTGCCGATCGCCTTGAGATCTGCATTTTTCTCGGCGACCTGGCGAGCGATGACTTCGCGTTCATTGTCCAGGAATGCCTGTCGTGCCTCCAGAGCGGCGATTTCGCGATCAATCAATTCCTGGATTGCTTCAACGTCTTCTTGCGGTAGCGCTTCCTCTCCAGTCTTGACAGCAATCAGGTTCAGCGGCGCAAGGGCTGCACCTGCCACCTTGTCGAAATCGGGCGCACGCGCTTCGACAAGCGCCAACAGCCTTTCCTTTTCGAGCGAGAGCGCAAGCGCCTTCGCCTGGGCTTCGCGCAGCTCTGATCGCACATCGTCATGATCGAAGATCGCGATCGTGTCGCCTTGCGAGACAATGTCGCCCTTGCGCACGAGAACCGACGCAAGGGCCCCGCCATGTTCTGTCTGCAGTTGCTGGACCTCGCTGACAGGTTCAACCACGCCCCTGGCCTTTGCGACCTCGTCGATCGGTGTCATCACCGACCAGGCGACGAAAGCCACGAGACAGACACCGATGGCGGCGGCGGCCATGTTGGTCAGTCTGACGGCCTTGCCGTCGTTCAGCTCAAACTGATCATCCAGATGGGAAGGCTTCATCAGCTCGTCTCCTCGGGCGGTGAAAGGGGCGAAGTCTGGGGCGTCACGGGGCCGAAATAAGCCGGGGTGCCGTCATCCAGGACCAGTGCGTTGTCAGCAAGAGCCGTCAGGGAGGTGTCGTGTGTGGCAACAAAGACCGTTGCACGTCCCCTGAGCGATGTCAGGAGGGCCTTCAGCTCTTCCCGGTTGTAAGCCGTGTCGGATCCGATGCTGTCGTCCAGCACGATCAGACGGGCACCGGGATCAGGATGGTCCGAGAGCGCGTCAGGGCCGGAGCCATTGCCGGGACCGCCCAGGTTCAGCCACCGTGTGGCGCGGGCAAGTTCGTCCGGATCATACTGGGTGACGGAGCGGCCATTGAAAGCAAGGCGCCCGGATTGCGGAAGGACAAGACCGGACACCAGCTTCAGGAAGGTCGATTTTCCCGAACCGTTCGGGCCCATGACAATGGTCAGGGATCCTGGCGCACAGTCCAGCGACAACCCGGTAATCGCCGGATCCGCAGTCTGGTCGTACTTGAAATAAAGTCCCTTGGCACTGATGGCCGGAGCACCGTCTTCAAGACGTTCCAGCGCGGCCGGTTTCGCTTGAGGTGCTCCCCAGGAAAAGGCCTGATTGAGGCCGGATATCGCCGCTCTGATGCCCTTCAGGCGCGGCAAGGCCAGGAAAAACGCCTGGGACGGTCCTGTGATCCGCCAGGTCAGCAGCATGGTGCCGATCAATGCGCCGGCGGTGATGGTTCCGCCCATGGCGAGGGCCAGGCCGATGCAGAGCGTGGTCAGGGCCGCTCCCGTCCCCAGAACGTAAGCGAGCGACTGCAGGGCCGCGGCCCGGGTTGCCCGGCGCTGCTTGGCAAAGGCAGCCTGACGTGCAATCGAGGCAAACCGGGCAAACCATGTTGCGCCGTGTTCGATGTGCTGGATATCGGCCGCCTTGGCACTGAGCTCCGTCAGGGCTTCAACACGTTTTGCATTGGCGTTTTCAAGTTGCGGGTCAAGGCTCTGGCGGGTCTCGCTCAGCACCCAGCTCAAGGCCAGGAACAAGGTGAGGTAGATGGCAGGGACAAGCGCCATCCAGCCTCCGACAAACGCAATGGCGAGAATGGAGAGCGGAACAAACGGAGCATCGAAGATGGCCGCCGTGTTCTGTGACGCAAAGATCTCGGCGCTCTGTGCCGTGCTCTGCAAGCGGTTCTGGAGACGGTCGAAGCCCAATCGTTGCCGTATCGAATGTGGCAATCGAAGGATGCGGGAGAAGGACATCAGCCGTGTCGTTGACCCAAGGCGTGCATATTCCGCGGCCAGGAGCCTGGACCTGAGGCTTCTCAGCGCAAGGATCGCCAGTAGAACAACTCCGGCACCGGTCAGCAGAGGAACGAGGCTTTGCGTGGCCTGCGCGCCGAGAACACGATCAAAGATCGCCATGGAGAAAAACGGAATGAACAGGGCCAGTGCGTTGAGGACCAGGGAAAGCAACAGCGCCGTGCCGGCCACACGATTGATCCGGTTCCGGATCGACAAGGCGTGCACTGCGGCAACGGACTGCTCGGGATTGTGAATGAAGAGAAGCTTTGTTGCGTGCTCGACCCGCTGCCTTGTCTTGTCGTGAGAAAGACGGGACGAGGAGACTGAAGTTTCGCGGGAATCTTCCCTGACCAGGGCGTGCACGCCCTCCTTGTCCCGGACAAGCAGTGCGCCGTCCAGGCCGCTTCGCCAGGTTGCGGGGATTTTTGTTTCCACGCTCGCTCCGACATCAACAAGATCAAGCACCATCGAAGCTTCATCGAGGGTGTCGACCCCGGTGCTCGCCGGTATTGCCGCCGTCAGAACATCGGCCGACCGTCGCCAGCCTAGCGCTGTGAGGGCCGCCAGCAGAACCGTTTCAAGGTCGGTCTTCTGCCTGCTGGACATCGTCTCCGGAGAGCCGGGCACGTGCGATGGTCTGGAAAGGTCGGACTGATAGTTCATGCCGCGACCTCCGCGCCGGTTGAGGGCAGCACCGGAAGGTCACGGACTTCGTCAAACCGCGTGACCAGGCCGTTGGCGCTTTCGAACACGATCACCGTTGTCTCGCCTTCAAGGCCTTTCAGGAGATCGGCCAGCTTCTCGGTTCCGGCCGCATCCAGATATTGCGACGGCCAGTTGAGCAGCAGGACTTGAGGCTGGCAGGACATGGCCCTGACGAGCATCAGCCGCTTGAGATGACCGTCTGACAACGGTACGCCAAGCCCCGGTGAGAGCGGCGTTTCCACGCCATCACGCAACCGGCCGATTGCTTCCGAGAGACCAATTTTCTCCGACAGCAACAAGGCACGGTCCGTTGCGTCCGCGTCAAACGCGGTCATGTTTTCAAGAACAGTGCCGTTAAACACCCTGGGGCGCGCATCGCACACAGAGATGCGACACCGGGTCGGCGACACTGGCTCACCGTTGTCTGTGGTCAGGGTAACGCCCGTCAGGCTCTGGCTGTCTGCGGGCTCAGTCCTTTCCAGTGCCTCCCCAAGCTGCTGAAAGATGATCGTGCCCTGTCCAGGGCTCTGCGGCCGCAGGACAAGGCACTGTCCGGGCCGGGCTTCAAAAGAGCGGCCTGCGACCTGAAACCGAATTCCAACCTGTTCGCCCTGCGCGGCAGGCCTGGTCTCCAGCAATGAAACTGAGGGCATCGCCAGGAGGGTCTGAACGGATCGGAACGCGGTTGCCGAGACCTGCCGCCGGGCCAGCGCATTGACCAGTCCCAGGAGGCCGGCAACACCTCGTTGTCCGAGAATGAGGCAGGCCGCCAGACCGCCGGTGGTCATGTCCCCGGCGAGCACGACAAGCGACCCGATGCCAAGAACCGCAATCGTCGTGGCAAGGCCGCCGGACTGGCTGAGGTTCAGGGCGGCCGCAAGATTGCTCTCGGCGGCTTCCTGGGCAGATGCGAGACGTTTTTCGTGGCGCCGGACCTCCCCTGCGAAGTCCCCGAGGGTTCCGCTGGCGATGATGCGATCAAGCTGTTCCCTGCGGGTCATGATCAGGCTTGCCTGATCGGCGGAGGCCTCGAACAGTCTCAGGCCGGCCTGCGTCTGCCGGGCCGCGGCCAGCAGCGCAAAAGCTCCAAAGACGAAGAGAACGGCCAGCGGTCCGAAAACGGTCGGACCGCCGAGGAACCAGACCAGCGCCAGAAAGGCGATGGCAAAGGGGGCATCGAACAGCGCAAGCGTTGACTGCCCCACCAGCACGTCATTGGACCGGTTGATCGCCGAGAACAGTTCCCGGATCCGGCCGGGGCCATATGCGGTCAGGGTTTTCGGATCGATGGAGAGGAGCTTCTCGGCCGTCTTCAAGGACAGCCGGTATTCCGCCTGCGCTGCGAGCCGGCCCAGGATCGAAGCGCGCGCATACTTCACGAGGCCATCGAGAAGGATCGCCAGGGCAACAGCAGAGAAGATGACGATTGCGGTGCCGACCGCCTGATTGGCAAGGATGCGATCGTAGACCTGAATGAGCGCAAGCGGCAGGGCCAGTGCGAGAATGTTTGAAATCAGTGAAAGAACAATCAGCCAGAGCCGCGTGGTCATGAACCTTGACCTCTTTAGCGAAGGGAACCAAAGGCACGCAATTCGTGTCCTAGGAGACACCCTCGAAGCTTAGTTCGTTCTTTGTGAAAGTTAACTTAACGTCAGTTTTAAATTTGGTGTATTTTGGGAATCTGCAATCAGAGAAAAAGTGGATGCGCGGCCGCGGAACCGGAGCAAACCCTCTGGATGAGGTCTCTCGACCGGGAAGCACTGTTGGCGCGGATCGAGTCGAAAGAGGCCGCTACAGTCTGCAAGATTGCACTCGGCACATATTCCCGAACCAATGTGTTTGTATCTTTTGTAATGCTTGTGTTGCCTGTTGAGTTTCCAGCTCGTCACGGGCAGTACCTGCGTCAACCCGCCTTAGCCGGGTCGAACCCGTCAATGAGGCTCTCGAACAGTTTGACGTGGTCCGGTCTCATGCGGCCGGGCTTGTCGATCAGTCGCCGTGTGTCGGGCTGTGGGGTTCGATTGCGCATGTTGCCGATCAGGTCGAGTTGCCGCACTTCGGGAACCTTGCCGGAATGCTGCAGCGTGGTGCCAAGCTCTTCGTGTCCAAGATTCTGACCCCAGGCGTTCCGCTCCTGGATGGAATGACAGAGCTCTTCTCCTATTGCGGTTAGTGTTTTCCTCAGGGCCTGTAGCCGAAAGACGGGAACAATGGCGGCTTTGCAGGCGTGCTGCACCAGTTTTCGGATCGGGTCGGCAGATTGCCAACAGGAATCTTGAGCGGCACTTTAGGGGGACAGGCCATTCTTTAGTGGGTACTACGTTTGAACCAGAAAAGTAATCAAGCAGACAATAGCGGTCAGTCAGTCTGCGGCCGCATTTCTGTCATCTATCTTGTTGCCGAACGGTGCTGACAAACCGGTCTTTACTGCTAATATAGCGTCGGCGGCGCTTTCTCTGCTGTCGTTGGCTTTCCAACGGCCTACCGGGACTATTGCCTGGGCCGCCACTTCTCTCAATTGCTGCAAGAAGAGTACGGTTGACGGTTTGGCCGATCAGCATGTGTTGGAACACCAGAATGAGCCTGCTGTGCAACGCAGGCGCTGGCTGGTTAGCTCTTGATCAAAGCCTGCGCTGTGGCCTTCAAAACATGTCTGCTCTCTGAGGGCACCTGATTGATAAGATCGACCAATTCCAAGTCCTCTTCGGGCATTTCGGCGCGCTCCCATAATCCCAACATCAACTCGCGCTGGTAGTCATCGCTGAGTGTTGCGTAATGCTCCATGGTTGTCGTTTCGTTTTCATGGCCAAGATTTTGACTGACCGCCTTCCGCTCTTCCGGTGAACGTGCCTTTGAAAAGAACTGCCTGGCGAGTGTCGACCGAACGGAATGCGGGCAAAAATAGGGAACACCTGCAACGCGGGTCGCCTTCCTGATGATCTCCCGCACAGGTGCGGCGGTCTTCCAGAATTCCTCCTTGCGACCAGAGCATGGGCCTCGAACCGCACTGGGTGTCCTAGGAAAGAGCGGATCATCGCCTTCGGCTCCAGAAGCGCGTCTCTCCTCGACCCACTCCGTCACGATCGCTGCGATGTCTTCTCCAACTGGAAACCAGGTTGTTCGCGCGGTTTTGGAGAACTTCGTGTTCACTTCATTGGCGTCCTGGTCGACGCGTCGCCCCTCTATGTCCACGTGTTTGAGGCGCAAGCTAACAAGGACACCGTCCCGAACACCGGTGAGGAACAGAAAGGCAATCACTGCGCGGTCCCGCCGGTCCTGCAATGTTGTCTGAGGCATGGCCGCGAGTGTTGAGACTATGTCGGCTGCAGACGGAACATGTTTTGTCTTCGGTGTGTGGGCGATGGCGGTCAAGCGACGAGGTGGCGTGCAATAATCAGAGAGGTCCCTTTGAAGGGATCTGTAGCCTGATTGTTTGGCCAACCACTCTAGGAAGGCCTTCAGATCGTGACAGGTCTGCACGATGGTTGGCGCCGCCAGAGTTCTGTCCCCATTGGTCTCGCCGTGATCCGTCGCATTCAGTCTCTTTTTGAAGTTTATGATGTCATCCCGCGTCAGCTTGGTGAGTTCCTTGTCTCCAAGGCTGGTCGCGAATTGCCCGAGATGCCGCATCCTGGCGCTGATTGTCTTGGCATCCAGTCCCCGGGCCTCTTTCATGTGTGTTTGGTATAAATAGAGCATCCAAGCAGTGGAAGCGTGCATGTGGTCGACCTTCGATTAAGCTGATACGGCGAATTGCAGCGGGGAGAAGAGAGATTCCCTAATCGGGAGTCTCGGCGCTGCAATTGCGTTTCTGCAGATCTCTCAATCGGTGCAGATCGCTCTCACGGACAAACTTTGTGGTCCTGCCGCCAGTCTCGGGGCGTTGGATGGAGACAAGCGTAAAGAGCTTGCCTTTTTGCCCGACCGTGAAGGGTTCGATGAGAAAGGAATGTTTTTGCTTGCAGCAGACGCAGTAGATTTCCTCAAAGGTGCAGGGCACCTTGGCTTCCTTGCGCCGCCGGGCATGGAATTCATTCAGATCCTGCCCGAGAAAGAGGGTTTTCTGAGCCTCAATGGCTTTCAATCCGTAGCGCATCCAGTTCCGAACGGTCTGTCTGGAAACCAGATAGAGTGCAATCACGTCTTCGACAGTATAAAGCCAGTGGGCGCGCGCCAGCCGCGCGCTCTTGAGGGTTTGCCGCTTTTCCGTTTTTTCTGTCGAAGGCGCCCTCATGAGGTCACCCCCCGCAGCTTCTGGCAGTACTCTTCAATCTCCTCTCGACACCAACGGGTTGTTCCGGGGGAGAGTTCATGCCCCTTTGGGAACTCCGGATTGTTTCTGTTCCACCGCCAAATGGTGGGCTCGCTGACAGCAAAAAAGGCCGCAACGTCGCCGACTGTCATCCAGGGAGAAAGGACTTCAGCCTTCTTCGAGCCGCGTCTCTGGGTCGCGCCGGACTGCTTTGATTTTGTTTTCAGCCGAGCAGGCGCCAGCCTTTCCGGACGGGAAGCTCTGGGTGTCTGTTCGGATGGCGCTTCCGGGATGGAAGGATCAGTGGCTGGAAAGAGATCAGTCTGCCGTGCCGCGCACATGCAAGCCTCCAAAGTCGCCCTCGGGTAAACGAGCGGTTTCGGTTGGCGAGCACGTCCTGCGCAAGCTGGTGATGAACCCGGATGAGATGAATGAGCCGAGTTACATATTGGGTAGGCCCAGTTGCGATGTCGTGCAAGAGCCTGAGGCGAAAAACCTGATTGAACGTCAGGGCTGTGAATAAACCTGAAGTCTGATGGGCTGAATGATGGTCTGAAGAATCAGCCCGGCCATTGCCGATTTAAAATCAATATCTTGCTGGGAAAAATGGCGGAGAGAGAGGGATTCGAACCCTCGGAACGCTTGCGCGCTCAACGGTTTTCGAGACCGCCCCGTTCGACCACTCCGGCACCTCTCCGCGGCACTATGAGACAAACGGGTCTCAAGTGGCGCGGAACATAGACAGAGTGCGCCGCTATCGCAAGACCGGAATTGAGGAATTTTTCAGGGTGTGGATTTGACCGAAACCGCCATGTCAGCCGAGCGGTTGAAGGCAGTGCAAGGGCGATTGCATCCTGAACGTGATCTTGCCCGGATCGTGGCCTTCACCGACGGCGGAACCGTGCTCGTACGGCAGCAACTTGAACGGCGGCAGCTTGAAACGAAACACACCGGCAGCGTCAGCCATGCCATTACAGGCACATATCTCTCGTGTGTAATGCCACGTTGCAGACAAGCGGGTGTCAGCTCAAACCATTCGGCCAATGGATTCAAATACAAGGACTTTCCTGGATCAGGAGGTATATTTCCGTTTGACATCGGGAGCTGGCCGACTATATTGCGCGGGCTCGAAAAGGTTCGCTTTTTCGGGTTTTGTTTGTCGTTCCAGGCCTGCCGGGCTTTCAAAGCTTCACGCTCAACCCCGTCACAAAGACCTGTCAGCCGGATTTGCCGGAGAGACAGGCGCCTCGCGTTCGACCGAGAAAACAGCCAGTTGCGGTGCTACCCGCTCGCCGCTGGTATGTCAAAAACGAAAAGAAGGACGTGCGAGACATGTTCGCAGTGATCAAGACCGGCGGCAAGCAGTACACCGTCGCCGCAGACGACCTCCTGAAGGTCG
This genomic interval from Labrenzia sp. VG12 contains the following:
- a CDS encoding site-specific integrase encodes the protein MHASTAWMLYLYQTHMKEARGLDAKTISARMRHLGQFATSLGDKELTKLTRDDIINFKKRLNATDHGETNGDRTLAAPTIVQTCHDLKAFLEWLAKQSGYRSLQRDLSDYCTPPRRLTAIAHTPKTKHVPSAADIVSTLAAMPQTTLQDRRDRAVIAFLFLTGVRDGVLVSLRLKHVDIEGRRVDQDANEVNTKFSKTARTTWFPVGEDIAAIVTEWVEERRASGAEGDDPLFPRTPSAVRGPCSGRKEEFWKTAAPVREIIRKATRVAGVPYFCPHSVRSTLARQFFSKARSPEERKAVSQNLGHENETTTMEHYATLSDDYQRELMLGLWERAEMPEEDLELVDLINQVPSESRHVLKATAQALIKS
- a CDS encoding ABC transporter transmembrane domain-containing protein, whose product is MNYQSDLSRPSHVPGSPETMSSRQKTDLETVLLAALTALGWRRSADVLTAAIPASTGVDTLDEASMVLDLVDVGASVETKIPATWRSGLDGALLVRDKEGVHALVREDSRETSVSSSRLSHDKTRQRVEHATKLLFIHNPEQSVAAVHALSIRNRINRVAGTALLLSLVLNALALFIPFFSMAIFDRVLGAQATQSLVPLLTGAGVVLLAILALRSLRSRLLAAEYARLGSTTRLMSFSRILRLPHSIRQRLGFDRLQNRLQSTAQSAEIFASQNTAAIFDAPFVPLSILAIAFVGGWMALVPAIYLTLFLALSWVLSETRQSLDPQLENANAKRVEALTELSAKAADIQHIEHGATWFARFASIARQAAFAKQRRATRAAALQSLAYVLGTGAALTTLCIGLALAMGGTITAGALIGTMLLTWRITGPSQAFFLALPRLKGIRAAISGLNQAFSWGAPQAKPAALERLEDGAPAISAKGLYFKYDQTADPAITGLSLDCAPGSLTIVMGPNGSGKSTFLKLVSGLVLPQSGRLAFNGRSVTQYDPDELARATRWLNLGGPGNGSGPDALSDHPDPGARLIVLDDSIGSDTAYNREELKALLTSLRGRATVFVATHDTSLTALADNALVLDDGTPAYFGPVTPQTSPLSPPEETS
- a CDS encoding HlyD family type I secretion periplasmic adaptor subunit, giving the protein MKPSHLDDQFELNDGKAVRLTNMAAAAIGVCLVAFVAWSVMTPIDEVAKARGVVEPVSEVQQLQTEHGGALASVLVRKGDIVSQGDTIAIFDHDDVRSELREAQAKALALSLEKERLLALVEARAPDFDKVAGAALAPLNLIAVKTGEEALPQEDVEAIQELIDREIAALEARQAFLDNEREVIARQVAEKNADLKAIGSERPAVERQLAVAKELTTTLHGLVERGLTPRPRLVEAVQEEARYDYELATLSGRKAVIEAEIAELHEDMERIDLNEAAEARDRIAEINGERRVVAEQIARLRQRVLSTELKSPVAGYVQSIPDTVVGRVIEPGGLVAEIVPRDVGLRFAAQLQPRDVGFVSVGQRVNLKIDAFDFSRYGALEGAVTEVSPTTIVDERGTAFYEVLVEVPVTYFRDNPDQFALLPGMTGEADILTGKKTVFEYIWKPVFTNLDLALSER
- a CDS encoding ABC transporter transmembrane domain-containing protein, which codes for MTTRLWLIVLSLISNILALALPLALIQVYDRILANQAVGTAIVIFSAVALAILLDGLVKYARASILGRLAAQAEYRLSLKTAEKLLSIDPKTLTAYGPGRIRELFSAINRSNDVLVGQSTLALFDAPFAIAFLALVWFLGGPTVFGPLAVLFVFGAFALLAAARQTQAGLRLFEASADQASLIMTRREQLDRIIASGTLGDFAGEVRRHEKRLASAQEAAESNLAAALNLSQSGGLATTIAVLGIGSLVVLAGDMTTGGLAACLILGQRGVAGLLGLVNALARRQVSATAFRSVQTLLAMPSVSLLETRPAAQGEQVGIRFQVAGRSFEARPGQCLVLRPQSPGQGTIIFQQLGEALERTEPADSQSLTGVTLTTDNGEPVSPTRCRISVCDARPRVFNGTVLENMTAFDADATDRALLLSEKIGLSEAIGRLRDGVETPLSPGLGVPLSDGHLKRLMLVRAMSCQPQVLLLNWPSQYLDAAGTEKLADLLKGLEGETTVIVFESANGLVTRFDEVRDLPVLPSTGAEVAA